In Eriocheir sinensis breed Jianghai 21 chromosome 3, ASM2467909v1, whole genome shotgun sequence, a genomic segment contains:
- the LOC127003343 gene encoding uncharacterized protein LOC127003343, with protein sequence MFRHSLFINYRPQNSFTPGFVCILTTHSRFKDTLTSIPSHQPQYYRLKIMMMRFLTILLSLGSLLATTPIHLKPGTLTAHIGEVFLIEDVLLVKYPYTSLANTTDTIRIVSEKLLGMADAIRATKTRESKAPSSTNSLTLFQLLEDRILFFRGKVDEVNMDYSFHSVHSRVKRGLLNIVGSASKFLFGTATDEDVRDLRDHYAHVLSFAARNRRVINANCRKLARLHTNIEELLEQTNKMVEVINIVVKQIDQVNQFLLLDQALHVLENVINSVATANQQVISNMVDAAHGRVTPALFPLHDLRTTVQIGYQNYSLTPLFTPDMSQYSYPLIESSLTPDAIIIHVPFQTADVFEAHEIVPFPFSAKDSVLALDTSSSLVLIARDFALYSTGSYSLLQYCKETVFGRFYCSASLFAFLPVRGGVCEIALTSVNASDALSLCPYKQLTPTPVFHKNFQGLHYFYFPQSFYVSVICPEGTTYQRVTGHYAIAEACYIRSTNITTYPSRIRLVFTANISHRVFPLRSLDDINFSSISYVSNSLNSLSFAHKTEFAETLEETLPDYLHLPYLYPGFFVPMLLMFVSLVVMCYLIRRNSVLHDYLVVQTRRLDAGRPLAR encoded by the exons atgttcaggcactcattatttatcaattacaggccgcagaattcgttcacccccgggttcgtctgcatacttacaacccactcaaggttcaaggacaccctcaccagcatcccctcgcaccagccgcagtattacaggctcaaa atcatgatgatGCGTTtcctgaccatcttgttgtccctcggctccctgcttgcaacaacacccatccacctgaagcctggtaccctcacggcacacataggagaggtcttcctcatagaagatgtgctcctcgtaaaatatccatatacttccttggccaacaccacggacacaatcaggatagtctcagaaaaactactcggcatggcagacgccatacgggctaccaagactagggaatcaaaggcaccttctagtaccaactctctgactctttttcaactactggaggataggattctgttcttccgggggaaagttgatgaggtaaacatggattatagttttcactcagttcactctcgggtaaagagggggttgctcaacatcgttgggtccgcctcaaagttccttttcggtacggctaccgacgaggacgttcgcgatttgcgggaccactacgctcatgtactttcctttgctgctcgaaatcgcagggtgatcaacgccaattgtagaaaacttgcgcgattgcatactaacattgaggaactgctagagcagacaaataagatggtagaggttatcaacatagttgtcaaacagatcgaccaggtgaatcagtttctcctcctagatcaggccttgcatgtattggaaaacgtcattaactccgtcgcaacggctaatcagcaggttattagcaacatggttgatgcagcgcacggtagagtcacacctgccttgttccctctacacgatttgagaacgactgtccagatcgggtatcaaaattatagcctaacgcccttattcaccccggacatgagtcaatattcttaccccttgattgagtccagcctcacccctgatgccataatcattcatgttccatttcagacggcggacgtgtttgaggcacacgaaattgtcccgttccctttttcagcaaaggacagtgtgttagccctggacacgtcctcGTCTCTTGTTCTCATCGCGagggatttcgctctgtattcaacgggtagctactcactcttgcagtattgcaaggagacggtcttcgggcgattctattgctctgcgtctctctttgccttccttccagttcggggaggggtatgcgagatcgccctcaccagcgtgaacgcgtctgacgctctttccctgtgcccttacaagcagctaacaccaacgcctgttttccataagaactttcagggtctgcattatttttatttccctcagtcattctatgtatcggtcatctgcccggagggtaccacttatcaacgggttactggtcactatgccatagcggaagcatgctatatccgctccacgaacataacaacgtacccgtcccggatccgtctggttttcacggccaatatttcccatcgagtgtttcctctacggtctctcgatgacattaatttctccagcatctcgtatgtgagtaattcccttaattcattgtctttcgcacacaaaacagagtttgcggaaaccctggaggaaacgctgcctgattatttgcatctcccctacctgtaccctggattttttgtgccaatgttgctgatgttcgtcagtctcgtcgtcatgtgctaccttattaggagaaactctgtcctgcacgattatttggttgtgcagacacggcgactggatgcagggaggccactggcaaggtag